The Balaenoptera acutorostrata chromosome 10, mBalAcu1.1, whole genome shotgun sequence genome has a window encoding:
- the IQCF6 gene encoding IQ domain-containing protein F6 isoform X2 has protein sequence MDTQNLEKAAIKIQSWWRGNMVRWTLLHAALRAWVIQCWWRSMQAKMLEQRRRLALRLYTCQEWAVVKVQAQVRTWQARRRFLQAHQAACIIQSHWRWHASQTRGLIQGRYEVRASRLELDIEILMT, from the exons ATGGACACACAAAAT TTAGAGAAGGCAGCCATAAAGATTCAGTCATGGTGGCGTGGCAACATGGTACGCTGGACGTTACTGCATGCAGCACTCAGGGCCTGGGTCATCCAGTGCTGGTGGAGGTCGATGCAGGCCAAGATGCTGGAGCAAAGACGGCGCCTGGCACTAAGACTCTACACCTGCCAGGAGTGGGCAGTGGTGAAGGTGCAGGCACAGGTTCGAACGTGGCAAGCCCGCAGACGGTTTCTCCAGGCACACCAAGCGGCCTGCATCATCCAGTCTCACTGGCGCTGGCATGCCAGCCAAACCCGAGGCCTGATCCAGGGCCGCTATGAGGTCAGAGCCAGCCGGCTGGAGCTCGACATTGAAATCCTCATGACCTAG
- the IQCF6 gene encoding IQ domain-containing protein F6 isoform X1 encodes MGPRNENQLEKAAIKIQSWWRGNMVRWTLLHAALRAWVIQCWWRSMQAKMLEQRRRLALRLYTCQEWAVVKVQAQVRTWQARRRFLQAHQAACIIQSHWRWHASQTRGLIQGRYEVRASRLELDIEILMT; translated from the exons ATGGGGCCCAGAAATGAGA ATCAGTTAGAGAAGGCAGCCATAAAGATTCAGTCATGGTGGCGTGGCAACATGGTACGCTGGACGTTACTGCATGCAGCACTCAGGGCCTGGGTCATCCAGTGCTGGTGGAGGTCGATGCAGGCCAAGATGCTGGAGCAAAGACGGCGCCTGGCACTAAGACTCTACACCTGCCAGGAGTGGGCAGTGGTGAAGGTGCAGGCACAGGTTCGAACGTGGCAAGCCCGCAGACGGTTTCTCCAGGCACACCAAGCGGCCTGCATCATCCAGTCTCACTGGCGCTGGCATGCCAGCCAAACCCGAGGCCTGATCCAGGGCCGCTATGAGGTCAGAGCCAGCCGGCTGGAGCTCGACATTGAAATCCTCATGACCTAG